The following DNA comes from Ascaphus truei isolate aAscTru1 chromosome 1, aAscTru1.hap1, whole genome shotgun sequence.
CATCTGCCCCATTCCTGTCTTGTTAATTTCCGTAGGAAATATCTTTTTGTCCATGAAACCAGATGGGCTACTGAGTCATCACCAAGTAtattgaaagggttaaaatagggtcatttttattaaattaggCATATTTCTTGATTTCATCATACAATACAAGTACAAATGCACCACCCATGCCTCTCAGCACATTGGACCAAGCACCTTTGAAAAAGGCGTTACCACCTTCATCTTTGGCAATCTTCTTCCAGCAGTCGATTGTTCCCTTGTACATGATATCAGCTGTTGAGATAGAGATATAAAAATCAAGTTGTTCAGTAATGTGTCAATAGCCATTATATAACTGTAAACACAGAAGACTGAAATCAAGTTTCCTATTGAAAGTCTATGGATCCCAAAATGAAAAATAATGCATAGGAAATGTCCATTCACAATTGAAACGTATTATATTTATGTAGAGAAGTTGTTAGGAAGACACAATAGGGACCTTGATCCGATACATTATAAAGAAATGCTGTCTACACCAGGGGAGCGcgatctttttcccctgcgcccccctgctggctgtcctgctctccgcgcgccccctccctccGCCTTACCGTGgttctgggcgtcatgacgtcacgttgccatagtaacgtgacatcacgaccctgcggcatcatttgacatggCTACAACTTCATCTATCTCTTTACCCATTATCATGTGTTCAGCCCGTTGAGGCCTCTGCTCACGCCATGTTAAACACTATCGGAAACCTTCTGAACTGGAGACGGTTTAGTTTGCCAGAGGCACCACCAGGTGAGGGATATTCTCCCACAAGCTCCTCAAAGGATTGACACCTAGCAACCACTTACATTTAATTGTAAGTGATCACCCTCTGTGTGTCCTTCCTTCTAGGCCTAAATCAGTGGGTCAGAAATAAGGTAGTCATCTTTCATAATACTTTCATTAATACTTATAAATAAACACTATACTGACAGAGACAGTCTGGGGGGACTTTACTCTGTACAGGTGATCACACTGAACTTTTCCTGTCCTCATCCATGCGTCCATTTCAAGGCTTGTTTATCAGGCCTTTTTTCCTTTCCCGTGAATGGAGTACCACTCTGTGACCCCTTCCTAGTCTCTGGTGCTTCATGCAGCTTTTCTTCCCAGATCTTTGTTATGAAGCGTTTATAAACATCACATATTGCATTTGTTCCTCCATGCTCCTGTAATTCTCGAGTATTCATGTTCAGTGTTTTTCCATTCCAGAAGAGGAAGGGTCACATTTATTAAGTGCTTCTAAGCCATAAGACACCTACCTTATGGTCCTTAAGGCTGGAAGTTATCTTATGGCACAGTAGGCTTAGTAAATCTGGCCCCTATTCGACACAATGAGGCAATCTTGAGGTGGAAGATGGCTTCAACACATATTGAATAGAGAACAAATTCTAGCACATCTCTTTGGCCAATGATTGCAAATCAGACAATGGGTCTCAACATACAGCGGTATTTCTGTCTTACCTCCTTTCCTACCAGACTGCATCATCATACGACGTCGGACGGTGTCAAAGGGATAGGACACAAGGCCAGCTACAGCAGTGACACTCTGAGCAATCATCCAGCTCACCATAATGTGCACGTTCTTGGGATCTGGCATCATACCTTCGGGTGTAAACACAAGACATGATCAGCAAATGATCCAGGACATGATCTCTCAAAGAGAAGAACAAACACATCATAGAGTTGAAAGGGCTGAATGTCGATACATAAGGATGGGGGTTCAAGCCGTTCTGCAGGTATTAATGACTTATGTAATCCTAAGCAAATCACTTCTGTACCACGGTTTACcaaatttattaaatattatatacTTAACTCATTTAGCACTCTAAATAAAAAATTCTATTTTTTTTGTAATGCATTTGAAGCTCCTGAAGACAGAAGTATTACCAAAACCTCATTCATCTATCCTGCACTGCTGACATCTCCACTCCTCCTAAAAGGGATTAGGGATGCATTTACTCATAAATCTAAACAAAGGTAAAGGGAGAATAAAATGAACCCATAAATgtagaatatactgtataatagtctacttgtttttaaatatgtgcacaagaaattaatatatatatatatatatatatatatatatatttttttttaatgaaacgcGCCGGGTACTTAAAgattttctgtaaataaattccTCCCAACCACCACAagcctcctccactcttcttccctTCATTGCTGACTGGCAGAACAAGCAGATAAATAAGCATCCAGCAGTTACAAGGACAGAAATTAGTGCATCGATCCTGGGGATGGGTGGAAAATGTGTACTACATAATACATTCACAATATATCCTTTCAATTTAACAATGTTTTTTAGGTGTCTTTTACACTATAGTTCACTGAAAATAGCCAGAGCTTGGGTAAGGTAGATTTTATTAGCAAAATGTCTAGATACCTGCTTAGATACCTCTAGCATATTTGCTCATTACTGTTGCCAAAAGCATCATGTGGCCCACAGTATGCATGTAACAGTTATCcagcaaatgtctttttttaatgaGCTATATTACTATAAAAAAGATGTATTATTCACTATTCACTTTCTACATCTTATTTCCAAGCCTATGGTTGATAGCAGAACTAATTACCATAATACAGACGTTACCTTTCACATAGTAATACTTTTGTTGCATCATAGCCAATTATGGAGAGAATAATTGCTAGTCTATGAGAAATATGCCATGTCAAACAAATAGGATCATTTTCtgagaaaatatatttatacttggattggtgatgttttaaatgTAAGCTTTCAAGATGACTAATCCATGATTTTGACTGTTTAGAATAATTCTGGTAAAACAGTTTTGATATATAGATAACATGCTTATAAATCTATTGATACATTTGTTTGGTGGCACGTTGTATTGATTGTCTTTCCCATGACAACCCTGTACATGCACCCGGTAAATCCATATATATTTTCCTGTCGTTTTCTCTTTCCTCTCCTTTAGGTCAATTTGTTACTATGACCATCACTCGTTTTCCATTGTTGGAGAACATATTATATCTGCCGTTATAGATTCCTCACTGTTCTCTCCATTTCTACTAATTCACCACTATCTAATTCACAGATTGAGGTTCTCTCTTACCCTTAGCCGTGTCATAGACGCCAAAGTAGGCTGCTCTATAAATGATGATGCCCTGAACAGACACGTTGAAGCCTTGGTAGAGACCTTTTGCGCCATCTGATTTAAAGATCTTAGTGAGACAATTTCCAAGGCCACTAAACTCTCTTTGGCCTGCGCCTTTGCCCACGTCAGCAGCCAGGCGGGTTCTAGCAAAATCCAGGGGGTAGACAAAGCAGAGGGATGTGGCACCAGCAGCTCCACCGGATGCCAGGTTGCCAACAAAAAAACGCCAGAACTGAGTGTGCCTGTCTACTCCCCCGAGGAAAATCTGCTTGTACTTGTCCTTGAAGGCAAAGTTGAGAGCTTGGGTTGGGAAGTAACGGATGACATTGGCAAGGTTGCCTCTCCAAAAGGAAATGAATCCTTGTTCCTTGGGAATCCTTCTCACACAGTCCATGATTCCTTTGTACCGATTTTCAACTGCTATCTGCTTGCTGGCATACTGGACCTGTTGTTGAATGAGCGGGGGTAGAAAAGAATACATTGATAAACAGAGGGAAACAAGAATGGGGTATTTTAACTAAGAATATTAACACCTAATAACTTGCAAACCTAAAAGAAAGTAATGCATGAGTAGCCAAAGTGGATATTACCCAAGATATGTGACCAACATATTGCAAAATATCATAACAGCTTAcaattgtatgtatatctttatttatatagcgccattaatttacatagcgcttcagagccataatacacgggacataatcatataaataacaatacaaataacacaaaatgggaataagtgcttaagacataaaagtaacatttaggaaaagatgtccctgccccgaagagcttacagtctaattggtaggtagggagaatgtacagaggcagtaggaaggtgttctggtaagtgcgtctaaatggggccaaggttgatgtatgaggtgtatagtatcagccacggagctaccaatatgctttgttaaggaggtgtgttttaaggtgggtcttaaaggtggatatagagggtgccagtcggatattgaggggaagggcattccagaggtgtggggcagtcagtgagacagGTTTAAGGCTTAATGATGACACAACATGCACTGTACCATGTTGCAGTCAGGTATGTATCCCTAGCAGATTTTGAGTGTTGTACCAGGAGTGTTGTCAATGCTAAAATATCCCATTTGAATGTTATATGTTAGATTAtagtaacacattattgttggGATAAGGTTACACTATCAATAGCTATGGATTGTTATTTGAgctattactgtagagtagtgatTATCATTTAAACACATTGTTTGACGTTATCCCTTTTTTGTATAGATTTATTTTTTGATCACTTGAGGAGCAGAGTAGCGCTACGAAAAGTTCTCTCTTTCTATTACTCTGTTCCTAGCAGAGCCCGTGATCCAGGCAAGTGCTGGTAGCACAGTTATTCGGACTGTTACTGACCAATGATTAACTTTGCGATTAACATGCTGATAAAACGAGTGAAAATTCATGTGCAGATTAAACAAAATACATGTGTAGTTGTTGAAGATGGGGTTGTGTCTGAACAGGAATGCAAATACTGGAAAGCTGTAGAAGTTTAAATGTGCAGACAACTCTGACATTGAAATGAACTCGTTGCAGTGACATTTAAATGGGTTAAATCTGGTTAactgaaacataaaaaatatatgcctaaaagttgtttttttaagtcAGTTTGTGAACTTGCTGAGGTACGTTTGGTAGCAGTTTTCCAAAGAAAACAATAAGTGAAACCTATGCATAATTTGCACAAGGAAGACTGTGTATATTGTTAAATATTTCCATTTCTCTTACGTCATTTCATCTTTCTCAATATCTTTTCCATTCTTGGAGTTAAAACATATCACTTATATGCATTAACCATGGCCCATACTTACTAAGCAATCTTCTACCATAATACACCTTCCAGAGCTAGATGCCACCTTCCAACCCATTGATACGAGTGGGCTGCAAGGGGTCTTACAGCACCAAAAGGTGCCTtatagcagaagactgcttagtaagtaTAGCCctatatgtttaaaaaataaatgctttGGTCATTAACTCAAAAATATTGGCAATGAAATCCAAATCAGTCACTGTATATTATCATCGTTAAATCCTCACATACTTCTACTTCCTTGATACTAACTTCAAGGTGTGAAATGCTGGTttacatctacagtacatcaaATTTGTCACCAAGCTACAATACAGCTGCGACTGACGCCATCTTGAAAATCCATATTAGCATCAAGATAATAATGCAGAACAACGTATGCGCAAAAGGCATTTAGTGTAAATTGATAACACATTATGAAAATGCAATGACTGTAACATCAAATCTAAATTGATATTAATGTtaactataaaaaaataaatccctCCAGTCAAGAAAATAAACTACTAGGGCCCTAACTGATAATAGTACTTATTATATAGTGCTGCCTTGTGTACGCAGTCCTGAATTTTCCAGGCGCATGGCTGCACCGATTAGAGTCCAGGAGGATCAACGCTGAGGGAGGGTTCAATTGAAACtaaggccccgctcacacagTGCGCTACGGGCGCGCGCGTTCGTCACAGATTCCTgtcggccaatggtagtgttcagtattgaaactaccattggctgcaaagcacGGCGTCGTCGCTGCTGCAGTAGCGggagtcttttcaatctgtgatttgtggctgcagcagcgcgacgtcaagttcagcagccaatcatagcTCCTAATTTGAAGACATTTTACGTTAAAATATCGTGGCAGTGTTTCTGGCCTTATTTTTCTAAATATTTATGCTctaaaatgtaaaagaaaaaagattatttattttaAGTGCAGACTTGCaaataagaaatatatatttattggtacTTGGCGTTTGTAAAGTTTCTGAAGGCTGCTTCTCTaggtgtggggctgaaggctgcttctctaggtgtggggctgaaggctgcttcTCTAGGTGTGTGGCTGAAGGCTGCTTCTCTaggtgtggggctgaaggctgcttctctaggtgtggggctgaaggctgcttctctaggtgtggggctgaaggctgcttctctaggtgtggggctgaaggctgcttctctaggtgtggggctgaaggctgcttctctaggtgtggggctgaaggctgcttctctaggtgtggggctgaaggctgcttctctaggtgtggggctgaaggctgcttctctaggtgtggggctgaaggctgcttctctaggtgtggggctgaaggctgcttcTCTAggtgcgggaacacaggatgTCGCCTTGTGTCGgatcattctgtctgctggggatgatcacacatcgcccagcagacagaggtgCGCACACGCTGTGTTGCGGAGTCCCCAGTGTGAACACAGCCTAATGGACCCCCCTGCAGCGCCGTAACGGCTGCTACCTCCCCCGGCACTGCGGTTTTCTGGCGTTTCTGTAGCAGCGTTGAAAACAGtaaggctggctacatctgtgcaTTCTTATGTTTGGTTCCTGAATCACAAGGTGACttcacaaggtcacaaggagatgacaATAGGTGTCAAACAGTGATCATCTGCTTCTAAGGCAGTGTTCTTATCACTAAGAAACTCCCACAAAATATTCCTCATATCATTCGCTGTCAGCAATGCATTCCAATGCAATTTGTCACTAACATCCCCTGGCAGCggaaggggttaataaagtgtAAACAAAAATCCACAGAGGCGATAAAGAGGAAAGGGTCCCATTTATGGAGCACAACCTCTAGCAGGAGGGGCCACTATGGGTGCTAGCCGTGTAGCTGCAGTGAGTACAGATGATCCATGAGAGGAAACAACTAAAATGGTGGAAGCAATAGAGGTGACATACCTGTATGGTGTGACCATAAGTCAGAAAGAAGAAAACTGTGATACTGTGTGGTAATATGAGTCTGTATAAAACTTCAACTTTATTATGTAATGAATAAAATAAAGAGACATATGAATCCCTTGTACATAACCATTTGGATATATAATGTGAAGtctaaaaacatattaaataaaggTTAATAATCAGATAGGTAACGGATCCTTTACTAGTGAACAAGCCGTCTCCCGGATGGACTATCATTTAGGATCTGTTACCTATCTGATTATTAACCTTCATTTATTTTAGTTGTCCCCTCTCATGGATCTTCGGTACCCACTGCAGGTACACTGCTAGCACCCATAGTTGCCCCTCCTGTTAGAGGTTGTGCACCTATAACAGAGACCCGTTCCCGACTGTCCCCTCTGCAGAATTTTGTTTATGCTCTCCCTGTTCCCTTAGGTTGCACCCTCTAAAgccaccattattattattattatcatcattattattttCTATTGGTGAACGGTGGTCTCCTCGAAGCCAACATAGTTAATAAAATGTGCAAGATCAGAgcgagaaagggaaaaaaaatgttaGTATACTTTCTAAGTGCAATTAGCCACAGAGAAGAAAACCTAGGGGACAGGTTATGGGAGACAATAATGTCAATTATCTGGCACACGTCTCGAATAAATAAATGAAGCTCAACTGCCGGTACTCACGGAAATGAGGGGATGTCCTGTAGATACACATGAAGGAGGAAGAAATCCAAGCACTCGGGCTTCTCTATAAAGAGTTTTAATAAGCAAAAGTGACCAACGTTTCGAATGCCATGcattctttatcaaggtgaaggcTGATTAAAACTCTTTATAGAGAAGCCCGAGTGCTGGGATTTCTTCCTCCTTTATGGGAGACATTAAGCCATTTCCCAACTTTTCATCTACAGTGTGTGCAACATGAAAAGTGATGACGAAGCGTAATAGTCAAACGAGTAGCTGTTCCTTATTGTGATTGCAGGTGTAATACAACTATTCACATCTCCTCCGCATACATTATGAATGGTGACGGAGCCTCACATTTTGAGGGGATAAATATTTCATCCTATTTCAAACATTTGGAGCAGAAAAGCTTTTTGTAGCAATATACATACAGCATGCTGCAAACCAGATGTTTTCAACGATTAAATtactatttataaaaaaaaatgtatactctATTCTAAGTCTGCAGATTCCAAATCTACCTGTATATTTAAGAATATTGCCACTAATGAgttgtttttaatattattttgtattatttcttagataatgtatatatattttttataactttgCAAAAATATTTTTGTACTTGGTTAACTTGTTACAtggaataataattattattaattactAACAGTTCTTGACAAGGTTGCAATAAAGTTGCAGAACAATTTTCAATAGAAATCCTATTTTTAAGGCTGTTAATCTTGTGCTTGCGTTTTAGTCAATGAAGTATATATACTGTTCACACTCAAGAGTGCTATAAAATGTACTCCACAAGCTGCATCATATATGTTGGTTGTTACTATATGATACTGTAAGTTACTTAGGTTCCCTCAGTAGCACGAGCTTGGCACGTGAACTAAGTGAGCCTTGTGATGGGTCTGTTCTAAAAACAGTCAATGGAAAGCAGTCCAGTTCTTGCCCATGTGTGAGCAGAAGACACCATCTATATTTAGTCACCCAAGGCTGCCTGGGTGTGCCATGAAGGATCCTCCTCCCAGCTACCATCACATTCATGTCCCTGCCTTTTTTGGCACAAGTAGCTGAATATTTAACCCTGCAGTTCATTACGGAGCTACAGAAATGGAGGGGGGTCATCTTGTGACCTTTAAATAAAGTTATTGTTATTTCATAtaacacttttctcccaatgagactcaaagcgccttataattacagtatagtgcgtggtacgcagcacacagTAATTTTACAGACAGtgcctgcccagatgagcttacaatctatgcctgaggcacaaggagataaagtgacttggcccaaggtcacaaaggcaaggacaccaggatttgaaccaggctcctctgcGTCAGTGACATTGCTTTACAgcgtttttactcactgagccttaaCTACACTTACACTGGACATGCAGGAAACATTTTTAGATTTTAGATCATGTGCTACTGGCAATCATTTCTGAATACACATGAAGCCCATTTAATTCAATAATCCTATTGAATAAAGCAACACTTGTCAGCTATTGCTGTCATAAGCATGCAGCTTGTATACACAAATATGCACCAACTTATTTTAAAGCACTTGAAACATTTATTAATCGAATCTTTCCAATCAAAGCATGCAATGAGTTCACTCACTCATATATTACATTTGGGAAGACATTATATCTTTATTGGCCATCTAAAGTAAATTAAATACTATATGTATGACGTTTTTACCCCCCTTATATTCATATCATGAACATAAGCTTACCTGCAGCAGCAATTTGACTCTCTCAATGGGTGCCACTGCTGTCTTGGAAATAGCAGCAGCAATACCACCAGCTAGAAAGTCCTTCATAAAACCCATCACTTGGTCACCCATTTTGGAACTGGAGAAGATGAAGCACCTTGCTTCCTTACACCTGAAAAGTGGATGTCAAACCCTTTCACTGTCTGCACTGCCAGCCAAAATAGGACGATTGACAGCGTTGCTCCCCTTTATAAGGACACTGGATCCCCTGAGGGGCGGAGCTCAAGGGTCAGGCAGTAATTGGCTGGGGTGCCCTGAACAGAGGGCACAGGGGGCACGGCAGCCATACTGCTTCATGGAGCCCCCCGTGTGGCTGAGGCTGGTAGGGGCGTTTAAAGGGCATAATGAAGTTCTCTGGTGCACAGTGCAGAACACTATGTCACAGCATGTGCCCAATATATTAATAGCACGCCCAGAACTCGCAATGGGGAAGGCAGCCACAAAGGAGACC
Coding sequences within:
- the SLC25A4 gene encoding ADP/ATP translocase 1; its protein translation is MGDQVMGFMKDFLAGGIAAAISKTAVAPIERVKLLLQVQYASKQIAVENRYKGIMDCVRRIPKEQGFISFWRGNLANVIRYFPTQALNFAFKDKYKQIFLGGVDRHTQFWRFFVGNLASGGAAGATSLCFVYPLDFARTRLAADVGKGAGQREFSGLGNCLTKIFKSDGAKGLYQGFNVSVQGIIIYRAAYFGVYDTAKGMMPDPKNVHIMVSWMIAQSVTAVAGLVSYPFDTVRRRMMMQSGRKGADIMYKGTIDCWKKIAKDEGGNAFFKGAWSNVLRGMGGAFVLVLYDEIKKYA